One genomic window of Nicotiana sylvestris chromosome 10, ASM39365v2, whole genome shotgun sequence includes the following:
- the LOC138879591 gene encoding secreted RxLR effector protein 161-like → MAGYKRGKTDSTLFLREKVTKLDIDEPGSSVDQKLYRGMIGSFLYLTASRPDIIFSVGLCARFQENPKESHLTVVKIILRYLKGTTDLCLWYPKSSNFNLVGYADVDFVGFLVYRKSTSGMTHFLGSCLVSWSTKKQNSVALSTAKAEYVVVASCCAQLLWNKQQLMDFGIEVVCIPIFCDNTSAINMTKNSVHHKRTNHLDVRHYFLRDNYEK, encoded by the exons atggctggctacaagagaggtaaaactGATAGcactctattcttgagggaaaaag TCACAAAAttggacatagatgaacctggttcatctgttgatcagaagttgtataggggtatgattggttcatttttgtatcttactgctagcagacctgacattattttcagtgtagggctttgtgctcgattTCAAGAAAATCCAAAGGAATCccacttgactgttgtcaagataatattgagatacttgaaaggcactactgacctttgtctttggtatccaaaaagtagtaactttaacctagtgggatatgcTGATGTTGACTTTGTAGGTTTCCTTGTgtataggaagagcacctcaggtatgacacacttccttggttcatgtcttgtgtcatggtctactaaaaagcaaaattcagtggccttatctactgctaaagctgagtatgttgttgttgcttcctgttgtgctcaattgctgtgGAACAAACAACAGTTgatggattttggtattgaagttgtttgcatccctattttctgtgataacactagtgctattaaTATGACTAAGAACTcggttcatcataagagaactaacCACTTAGATGTTAGACACTattttttgagggacaactatgagaaatga